Within Celeribacter marinus, the genomic segment GGCCCGTGATATCGTAGCTGCCATCGTCATTGCGCGTGGCTTTGGTGCGCAGTGCGCCAACGTCAGAGCCTGCGCCCGATTCCGTCAGGTTCATCGTGCCGCACCAGTCGCCCGACACCAGTTTAGGCAGGTACAGCGCTTTGATCTCGTCGCAGGCATGATGCTCCAACGCCTCGATCTGACCCTGACACATCAGCGGCTCAAGCGCCAAAGACAAGCACGCGCCCGACATCATCTCGTTGACCACAGAAGCCAATGTGAGTGGCAACCCCATGCCACCATTATCCGGTTCGGCCAACATGCCGATCCATCCACCCTCAGCGATTTGCGCGAACGCATCCGCAAAGCCAGGCGACGAAATCACACCACCGTTTTCAAGCCGCGCAGGGGTCAAATCCCCACCACGATCAAGAGGGGCCATCACATCATTTGAAAGCTTGGCCGCCTCGTCGATGATGGCCGCCACGACATCGCGGTCTGCTTCAGAAAAACGTGCCGTTGATGCAACGCGGGCGTAATCCACCACATGATCAAGAATAAATGCGTAATCCGAAACAGGCGCACGGTAGGCCATGGTACAGGCTCCTCAGATTGGGTTTGCGACAGGCTCACCCTCTTAACTATCCAAAGAACTGTAATGGATGGTCACCGACCGCCAACCCAAACGTGGCGTCACGCGTCCGGCATTGCGCGTTTAGGCGTGGCCTACCTCGCCCGATAGCAACGCAGGGCTGATCCCGATCGAACGCACAGAGGCCTCCCACTTTTGGTCATTGGGCACCTCAAATACGATTTTCGGCGTAGGATCGACCGTCAGCCAACCGTTCTGCGCCAATTCCGCCTCCAGTTGGCCCGGCCCCCACCCTGCATACCCCAAACACAGCAATCGTTCGCGTGGCCCACCGCCGCGCGCGATGTCCGACAATATCTCGCGCGATGCGGTCATGGAATACGTCGCATCCACCGCCAAAGAGGCGCTATCGGCTTGATAATCAACGCTATGCAACACAAACCCGCGCCCCAACTCCACAGGCCCGCCAAAATGGACGGGCAAAGGCGCCATCATATCGGTGACGTTTATGTCGAGTTGCTCGAACACATCATTGACCCGAATGTCTTGCGACACCTGATTGATAATTAGCCCCATAGACCCGTCATCCGAGTGCGCACACATGAAAATCACGCTGTTTTCAAACCGTGGATCACCGATCCCCGGCATGGCAACAAGCAACTTTCCCGTCAGGTTGTTAAACGTTGTTTCAGACATGCCCTACCTCACCTCATGTCGCCGCGAGGTGCAAGCGGAACCGCAACCGCGCGGCAACACAGCACCGTGTGAAACACCTCGTCTCCTATTTGTGAGTTTTGTATGTGCGAACACCCCCCTATATGTTCACACATGACACACATGCCCATCTTTTTGCGCCACGCGCTTGCCGTCACGACGATCGCGTGTTTCACCGCGACCGCCGCCCCCGTAACCGCGGCTGATGAGGCACAGGTATCTGTGCTGAACGGGTGGCGTATGGACAATGGTCATCATATGGCCGCCTTGCGGATTTCACTGGCGGACGGCTGGCACACCTATTGGCGCGCCCCCGGAGATGCGGGTATTCCACCCCGATTTGACTGGAGCGCCTCGAAAAACGTCTCGGGCGTACATGTGCATTGGCCAACCCCAAACGTCTACGCGCAAAATGATATGCGCTACGTTGGATACGAGGGCGAGGTGGTTTTGCCCCTTGAAATCCGACCCACGGCAAGCGGCGCAATTCACCTTGAGGGCGTCATCGAATTTGGGGTGTGCGATGACATTTGCATTCCGATGACTGCGCAACTGCGCCTTGATCTTGACGGCACAGCACCCCAAAGCGATTACCCCGCAATCACAGCATCACTCAACGACGCACCGACACGAATTACCGATGCAAAATGTGATGCGGCCCCCATCGAAGACGGATTGAAAGTCACTGTGACGCTTGGCGTCCCCTCACTTGGCGCGCGCGAAATCGCCGTCATTGAACACCCTGACGCCGCCATTTGGGTGTCCGAGGCCATGACCACGCGCAAGGATACATCGACCCTAACCGCCGTCAGCGAGCTGGTTCCGCCACACGCCAAACCCTTTATGATCAACAGGTCCGATCTCACGATCACCGTGATCGGTAATGGCACGACTTATGAGGCGCGCGGCTGCACCGGTCGGTAGGTCATTTACCCCGCGCGGCGGCGCGACATGACACCCGCAAACACCGCGTAAATCGCCGCATAGGCGACCATGATCCCGACAGAAAACACGCCAACCGCGCGCGCCATTGTCCCGCCACCCAACACCTCTGGCATTGATCCCGATACCACCACCGCTCCAACAGTTGCCATCAGCCACGTGACGGTCGCAACGCCCGCCGCGACCGTGGCCACGCCCGCCGCACCGACACGGCGCGGGTGGGACAATG encodes:
- a CDS encoding YqgE/AlgH family protein → MSETTFNNLTGKLLVAMPGIGDPRFENSVIFMCAHSDDGSMGLIINQVSQDIRVNDVFEQLDINVTDMMAPLPVHFGGPVELGRGFVLHSVDYQADSASLAVDATYSMTASREILSDIARGGGPRERLLCLGYAGWGPGQLEAELAQNGWLTVDPTPKIVFEVPNDQKWEASVRSIGISPALLSGEVGHA
- a CDS encoding protein-disulfide reductase DsbD domain-containing protein, producing MTHMPIFLRHALAVTTIACFTATAAPVTAADEAQVSVLNGWRMDNGHHMAALRISLADGWHTYWRAPGDAGIPPRFDWSASKNVSGVHVHWPTPNVYAQNDMRYVGYEGEVVLPLEIRPTASGAIHLEGVIEFGVCDDICIPMTAQLRLDLDGTAPQSDYPAITASLNDAPTRITDAKCDAAPIEDGLKVTVTLGVPSLGAREIAVIEHPDAAIWVSEAMTTRKDTSTLTAVSELVPPHAKPFMINRSDLTITVIGNGTTYEARGCTGR